The following are encoded together in the Bacillus sp. V2I10 genome:
- the mtnB gene encoding methylthioribulose 1-phosphate dehydratase produces MNLEAIQQAFKTLQKVKGTLSERGWFPATSGNISVLVKGSSFEHNQPIIAISSSGKDKSIHTPEDFLVVNSDGNPVFPTNLKPSAETLIHSSIYQLIPNCKAVFHVHTIFNNLISDLYGDQRKITFTKHELIKAFDIWEEDASITIPIIENYSSIPKLAEEILRVIQPEVPGVLIRNHGIYVWGDSDFTAKRHLEAFEFLFEYQTNLYFLKKYKQT; encoded by the coding sequence ATCAACCTTGAAGCAATCCAACAAGCTTTTAAAACATTACAAAAAGTTAAAGGAACCCTATCGGAAAGAGGGTGGTTTCCAGCAACGAGTGGGAACATATCCGTTCTTGTAAAAGGTTCTTCATTCGAGCATAACCAGCCAATTATCGCCATAAGCTCTAGTGGAAAAGACAAATCGATTCATACTCCTGAGGATTTTCTTGTAGTTAATTCAGATGGAAATCCTGTATTTCCTACCAATTTAAAACCTTCTGCTGAAACTTTAATTCACAGCTCCATTTATCAATTGATTCCTAATTGTAAAGCGGTTTTTCATGTCCATACTATTTTTAATAATCTCATTTCGGATCTTTACGGTGATCAAAGAAAGATTACCTTTACAAAACATGAACTGATTAAAGCATTTGATATTTGGGAAGAAGACGCTTCCATAACCATTCCGATTATAGAAAATTACTCCAGTATCCCTAAATTAGCAGAAGAAATCCTTCGTGTAATCCAACCCGAGGTACCGGGAGTATTAATCCGCAACCATGGAATCTATGTTTGGGGAGATAGTGACTTTACTGCCAAACGACATTTAGAGGCATTTGAATTTCTATTTGAATATCAAACTAATTTGTATTTTCTAAAAAAATATAAACAAACTTAA
- a CDS encoding acireductone dioxygenase has protein sequence MANIRMRNTNERLTEEQEVKRFLNEQGVLYEHWNTEKISKNLRDTFILSDENKEEILNIFDSEIRSLANRRGYKEWDIVALSEATPNLDELLKKFEQVHVHTEDEVRAITAGNGIFTIKGDSGYFDVELSAGDVISVPVNIPHFFTLMENRKVVAVRLFIDASGWIAHSYEDPEFKS, from the coding sequence ATGGCAAACATTCGAATGCGAAATACTAATGAAAGACTAACAGAAGAACAAGAGGTAAAAAGATTCTTGAATGAACAGGGCGTTCTTTACGAACATTGGAATACGGAAAAAATATCCAAAAATTTACGTGACACATTTATACTGTCTGATGAGAATAAAGAAGAGATTCTTAACATCTTTGATTCTGAAATTAGGTCCCTTGCAAATCGACGTGGCTATAAAGAATGGGATATTGTTGCATTGTCCGAAGCAACTCCTAATCTAGACGAACTCCTAAAGAAGTTTGAACAGGTACATGTTCATACCGAAGATGAAGTTCGTGCCATCACAGCAGGAAATGGGATCTTTACTATCAAGGGGGATTCCGGGTATTTCGATGTAGAATTATCTGCTGGAGATGTGATTTCTGTTCCGGTAAATATCCCCCATTTCTTTACTTTAATGGAAAATCGTAAAGTTGTAGCCGTTCGCTTGTTTATTGATGCTTCGGGCTGGATTGCTCATTCTTATGAAGATCCGGAGTTCAAATCATAA
- a CDS encoding DUF2187 family protein, producing the protein MKANIGDEIISKAGIKGIVEKVNENSVIINITENHSQQEFEGNKTVVAHKNYKILNIH; encoded by the coding sequence TTGAAAGCAAATATAGGTGATGAAATAATATCTAAAGCAGGAATCAAAGGAATTGTAGAAAAAGTAAATGAAAACTCGGTGATTATCAATATTACAGAAAACCACTCGCAGCAAGAATTTGAAGGGAATAAAACGGTGGTTGCTCATAAAAATTACAAAATCCTAAATATCCATTAA
- a CDS encoding CBO0543 family protein, with the protein MHILISLWILLASWRWGDWKNFNLYYPTMLYIALSNFLYHFFADEYFHLWSFEPDMLIKHPVTFIVHSFIINPFSAFLFLSNYPNKIKSQILHTLKWIFLFLIVEWIGYKLGKIVYFNDWNFWWSVLFIIVMFPMLRLHYVKPLLAIFLSALCTLIHLWIFDYI; encoded by the coding sequence TTGCATATCTTAATTTCGTTATGGATTTTATTAGCTTCGTGGCGTTGGGGGGATTGGAAGAATTTTAATTTATACTATCCAACCATGTTATACATAGCATTATCGAATTTTTTATATCACTTTTTTGCAGATGAATATTTCCACCTATGGTCATTTGAACCGGATATGTTAATAAAGCATCCAGTTACATTTATTGTCCATTCGTTTATCATTAATCCTTTTTCGGCATTTCTTTTCTTATCAAATTACCCAAATAAAATTAAAAGCCAAATTCTTCATACATTAAAGTGGATTTTTCTATTTTTAATCGTCGAGTGGATAGGCTACAAATTAGGAAAAATAGTTTATTTTAACGATTGGAATTTTTGGTGGTCAGTATTATTTATAATTGTTATGTTTCCTATGCTACGGCTTCATTATGTTAAACCTTTATTGGCAATATTTTTGTCGGCATTATGTACACTTATTCATTTATGGATATTTGATTACATTTAA